In Megalopta genalis isolate 19385.01 chromosome 14, iyMegGena1_principal, whole genome shotgun sequence, the following are encoded in one genomic region:
- the peng gene encoding pumilio and CPL domain-containing protein penguin, with the protein MEKRKEHPGTESKVKHCKISHVVNNDIVSNENNISHDDTQKSPKEKKRDKKHLANGNKEMEKPNWMEIKKKKKELKEKYRAKKLNNIYEITIKAKKIGEKLRRSDCTALERKKLILNTHELLSSHYNKVMLTHDLSRIIQWMIKFSDQKIQRDIYTEIKPSIKEMILSKYAKNCVKSIFKYGPRDVKHEIISACYGNIVKFMSHSVSAPLIELVYTKYAKNTEKAHFKQEFYGDMYKQAKDNQIKSLPDVYKTAENMKSATLTAVKGNLMRILNKKLLQFTLVQTILLEYICECSSEDRSEMIVMLKDSVVELSQTKPGSKIVVQCIWHGTNKDRKLIMKSLKGNVKTVSMSEHGYLILLALFDTVDDTILVKKIILSEVQKDLTEIALNEHGKHIILYLVARRSPRYFHPNLIKFLQQGDHNKASKKLPDTREKELRDSISNLLLETVVENIATWMSNSSIAMVTLAVLNAGTGEKLKLVFESIADYITDPDSKIKEVDDTEHKIVEHPGLHMMLKKLIQNDKKLRENNDTTFGEILINRLERNVIEEWIEFNRGCFLLVFLLENEVKSITNILRSKLNPIKNALKLKTNSGAKILFKQFKETL; encoded by the coding sequence ATGGAGAAACGGAAAGAGCACCCCGGTACAGAATCGAAAGTTAAGCATTGTAAGATATCACACGTTGTAAACAACGATATTGTaagtaatgaaaataatatttctcaCGATGATACGCAAAAATCtccaaaagaaaagaaaagggaCAAGAAACACTTAGCGAATGGTAACAAGGAGATGGAGAAACCTAATTGGATGGAAattaaaaagaagaagaaagaattGAAAGAAAAGTACAGAGcaaagaaattaaataatatctATGAAATAACGATTAAAGCTAAAAAGATCGGCGAGAAGTTACGTAGATCAGATTGCACAGCATTAGAACGTAAAAAGTTGATTTTAAACACTCACGAATTGCTAAGCTCTCATTACAATAAAGTAATGCTCACGCATGATTTATCTCGTATTATTCAATGGATGATCAAGTTCAGCGATCAAAAAATTCAAAGAGATATTTATACAGAGATAAAACCATCtatcaaagaaatgattttgtcaAAATATGCAAAGAACTGTGTGAAAAGTATATTCAAGTATGGTCCACGAGATGTGAAACATGAAATTATTTCTGCTTGCTATGGTAACATAGTGAAATTCATGAGTCACTCTGTATCTGCACCTTTGATAGAACTTGTGTATACTAAGTATGCAAAAAACACTGAGAAGGCGCATTTTAAACAAGAATTTTATGGTGATATGTACAAACAAGCTAAAGACAATCAAATTAAGTCTCTTCCCGATGTATATAAAACTGCAGAAAATATGAAATCGGCGACATTGACAGCTGTAAAAGGAAATCTAATGAggatattaaataaaaaacttTTGCAGTTTACACTTGTACAGACTATACTTTTAGAATACATATGCGAGTGTTCAAGCGAAGATAGATCGGAAATGATAGTTATGTTAAAAGATTCCGTTGTAGAATTATCTCAGACCAAACCCGGTTCAAAAATCGTAGTTCAATGCATATGGCACGGCACCAACAAAGATAGGAAATTGATTATGAAAAGTCTTAAGGGAAACGTAAAGACTGTATCTATGTCTGAGCATGGATACTTAATACTACTAGCATTGTTCGACACAGTAGATGATACTATACTTGTAAAGAAAATTATACTATCAGAAGTTCAGAAAGATCTGACAGAGATAGCACTAAACGAACATGGAAAGCACATAATTTTGTATTTAGTAGCAAGAAGAAGCCCTCGTTACTTCCATCCTAATCTAATTAAATTTTTGCAACAAGGAGATCACAATAAAGCAAGCAAGAAGTTACCGGACACTCGGGAGAAAGAACTTCGAGATAGCATTTCAAATTTATTACTCGAAACTGTAGTCGAAAATATTGCAACATGGATGTCTAATAGTTCCATTGCAATGGTAACACTGGCAGTTTTGAATGCAGGTACTGGAGAAAAATTGAAGCTAGTTTTCGAGTCCATTGCTGACTACATCACAGATCCTGATTCAAAAATCAAAGAAGTGGACGACACTGAACATAAGATTGTTGAACACCCAGGTTTACATATGATGTTGAAGAAACTTATACAGAATGATAAGAAGTTACGAGAAAATAACGACACCACATTCGGAGAAATACTGATCAATCGTCTAGAAAGAAATGTCATCGAGGAATGGATAGAATTTAATAGAGGCTGCTTTTTATtagtatttttattagaaaaCGAAGTGAAATCGATCACGAATATTCTACGTTCTAAATTGAATCCAATAAAGAATGCtctgaaattaaaaacaaattcaggagcgaaaattttatttaaacaatttaaagaaACGTTGTAA